One segment of Carya illinoinensis cultivar Pawnee chromosome 13, C.illinoinensisPawnee_v1, whole genome shotgun sequence DNA contains the following:
- the LOC122291744 gene encoding cyclin-dependent kinases regulatory subunit 1, protein MGQIQYSEKYFDDTYEYRHVVLPPEVAKLLPKNRLLSENEWRAIGVQQSRGWVHYAIHRPEPHIMLFRRPLNYQQQQENQTQQNVLAK, encoded by the exons ATGGGTCAGATCCAGTATTCCGAGAAGTACTTCGATGACACTTACGAGTACCG GCATGTTGTGCTTCCCCCAGAAGTGGCAAAACTGCTGCCCAAGAATCGCCTCCTTTCTGAA AATGAATGGCGTGCAATTGGGGTCCAGCAGAGCCGTGGATGGGTACACTATGCGATTCATCGCCCTGAGCCACACATCATGCTCTTCAGGAGGCCTCTCAACTATCAGCAGCAGCAGGAGAATCAGACCCAGCAGAATGTGCTTGCTAAGTGA
- the LOC122291107 gene encoding uncharacterized protein LOC122291107, with the protein MVRALFNPNLVQKILKLQVSVYSEDSLYWSHEKNGSFSVKSVYRNLQQNQHLSNGQSSSGRSEAVFWKSLWHLKLPKKMKVFAWRVCQEKLPTYLNLKKKHVLDDATCVLCNQARVRGSDSLLARFVAITWGLWDRRNKRIYENISMHIHVTVNNALSLQQEYAQVELFDVSNQKITKVVRWHPPPNDFLKLNIDGATFPEHSIVGIGVVLRDQYGEVVVACSKVEKEVSFVEFIEAVALLRGLQLCAQWGVPKIMLETDCLVLVNALNENSVCLTDFAFILQDIQRLMEGFQEVKLVHVNRLRNLVAYFLARHTWLIDDICMWWDYCLSFVNQALWLDKLAICKDILFE; encoded by the exons ATGGTgagagctctattcaatccaaatttagTTCAAAAGATTTTAAAACTACAAGTTTCTGTATATTCTGAAGACTCTTTGTATTGGAGTCATGAAAAGAATGGAAGTTTTTCTGTTAAGAGTGTTTATCGAAATCTTCAACAgaatcaacatctttcaaatgGGCAGTCTTCTAGTGGCAGATCTGAGGCTGTGTTTTGGAAGTCATTATGGCATCTGAAACTTCCTAAAAAGATGAAGGTTTTTGCATGGAGAGTGTGTCAGGAGAAGCTTCCAACCTACCTAAATCTGAAGAAGAAACATGTATTGGATGATGCTACCTGTGTGCTATGTAATCAAG CCCGTGTAAGAGGGTCCGATTCTCTGTTGGCCAGATTTGTAGCTATAACATGGGGCCTTTGGGATAGAAGGAATAAAAGGatttatgagaatatttctatgcATATTCATGTGACTGTTAATAATGCTCTTTCTTTACAACAAGAATATGCACAGGtggagttgtttgatgtttcaaATCAGAAGATTACTAAGGTAGTAAGATGGCATCCTCCTCCAAATGATTTTCTGAAACTGAATATTGATGGGGCCACTTTTCCTGAACATTCTATTGTCGGGATTGGGGTGGTGTTGCGGGATCAGTATGGTGAGGTTGTCGTGGCTTGTTCTAAGGTAGAGAAAGAGGTATCTTTTGTTGAGTTCATTGAGGCAGTTGCACTTCTTAGAGGGTTACAGCTGTGTGCTCAATGGGGTGTCccaaaaattatgcttgaaaccgattgtttggttttggttaatGCTTTGAATGAAAATTCTGTATGTTTAACAGATTTTGCATTTATTCTTCAAGACATACAAAGGCTTATGGAGGGATTTCAAGAAGTTAAACTTGTGCATGTCAACCGTTTACGTAATTTGGTGGCTTATTTTTTGGCAAGACATACTTggttgattgatgatatttgtatgTGGTGGGATTATTGTCTTTCTTTTGTTAATCAAGCTTTATGGCTTGATAAACTTGCTATTTGTAaggatattttatttgaatga
- the LOC122291743 gene encoding uncharacterized protein LOC122291743 has protein sequence MANGTDSEEFVLLSRVRAGHKREFAFALKAQSEICGSLGRTRSRKTRNEVLQTYTRKKLKRSEPKEAKNDAASDMKKAKDSEDLGGSMSEEEAKSDVVDLVSDDEPKSLVGESESVAERGSKDDTSLPVPEEELRSGVVEMAAYSGKEEEELKDDTCAAELMREKERNDNQEKTSETGIDKAKEDSGKDKWNEAVLINEDQKAGAIALEKPLRRFTRSALKPRAEEKFAVKKGVEDSGKKVCTNSHERVGITPITTPPPSIEMMKLFKQKKFPYKLKDLLETGILEGMPVTYIRGAKARLAGEAGLRGVIKGSGLLCYCDGCKGIEVVTPSLFELHAGSANKRPPEYIHLENGNTLRDVMNACVNSSMDSMDEFVRSVIGCSSLKKSAICLHCRGPLRKADSGNSMLLCKSCLRLKECRPIPAQTADAIHSGGQRRSELISKWKADRSPKPVLVPKSSDSVLKCNTSGNKSQGKLTRKDLRLHKLVFEEDVLPDGTEVAYYSRGQKLLVGYKKGFGIFCTCCDSEVSPSQFEAHAGWASRRKPYLHIYTSNGVSLHELSISLSKGRKISTNENDDLCSICQDGGDLLCCDGCPRAFHIECVPLPRIPSGTWYCRYCQNLFQTEKSVECNANAVAAGRVAGVDPIEQITKRCIRIVKTPEVDFGGCALCRGHDFSKSFGPRTVIICDQCEKEYHVGCLKDHSMENLKELPKGKWFCCTDCKRIHSTLENLVVHGEHKLPESVLNVIRKKHEEKGSQNEADISISWRVLNWKLASSSETRPLLSKAVSIFHECFDPIVDAASGRDFIPSMLYGRNIRGQDFGGVYCAVLTVNQSVVSAGMFRIFGQEVAELPLVATDTDYQGLGYFQSLFSCIERLLGSLNVRNLVLPAADEAESIWTNKFGFNKLTQDELNNYRKHYHMVIFQGTSVLQKPVLAS, from the exons ATGGCGAACGGTACGGATTCTGAGGAGTTTGTGCTGCTCTCTCGGGTCCGGGCGGGTCACAAGCGCGAGTTTGCCTTCGCTTTGAAGGCGCAATCTGAGATCTGTGGGTCTCTGGGTCGGACCCGGTCCAGGAAGACCCGGAATGAAGTTTTGCAGACCTATACCAGGAAGAAACTCAAGAGGTCGGAACCGAAGGAGGCCAAGAACGACGCAGCAAGTGATATGAAGAAGGCCAAGGATTCGGAAGATCTGGGGGGTTCGATGAGCGAAGAGGAGGCCAAGAGTGACGTGGTGGACCTCGTGAGCGACGACGAGCCAAAGAGTCTCGTGGGTGAATCGGAATCGGTTGCCGAGAGGGGGTCCAAGGACGACACTTCGTTGCCCGTTCCTGAAGAGGAATTGAGAAGCGGAGTGGTGGAAATGGCTGCATATTCGgggaaggaagaggaagaattAAAGGATGATACCTGTGCTGCTGAATTGATGCGTGAAAAGGAGCGGAATGATAATCAAGAGAAGACGAGCGAAACGGGAATTGATAAAGCGAAGGAGGATTCGGGAAAGGACAAGTGGAATGAAGCAGTTTTGATAAATGAAGATCAGAAGGCGGGGGCTATTGCGCTGGAGAAGCCGCTAAGGCGTTTTACGCGGTCGGCATTGAAGCCGAGGGCCGAGGAGAAATTTGCGGTGAAGAAAGGTGTGGAAGACAGTGGTAAGAAGGTGTGTACAAACTCTCATGAAAGAGTTGGTATCACGCCGATTACCACTCCGCCTCCGTCAATTGAGATGATGAAATTGTTCAAGCAGAAGAAGTTTCCGTACAAGTTGAAAGATTTGCTTGAAACAGGTATTCTGGAGGGAATGCCGGTGACGTACATTCGGGGTGCCAAG GCTAGATTAGCTGGAGAAGCCGGGCTTCGAGGTGTGATTAAAGGTTCTGGGCTATTATGTTACTGTGATGGATGCAAAGGAATTGAA GTTGTTACACCCTCCTTGTTTGAGCTGCATGCCGGCAGTGCAAATAAACGTCCACCCGAGTATATTCACTTGGAGAATGGTAACACTCTCCGTGATGTTATGAATGCATGCGTAAATTCTTCTATGGATTCGATGGACGAGTTTGTTCGAAGTGTTATTGGTTGTTCCTCTCTAAAGAAGTCTGCCATCTGTCTGCATTGCAGAG GGCCTCTTCGCAAAGCTGACAGTGGGAATTCAATGCTGCTGTGTAAATCATGTTTGCGGCTAAAAGAGTGCCGACCTATCCCTGCTCAAACAGCTGATGCTATCCACTCTGGCGGGCAAAGACGTAGCGAACTTATTTCGAAGTGGAAAGCTGATCG ATCACCAAAACCAGTTTTGGTTCCAAAGTCATCTGACAGTGTTTTGAAGTGCAACACATCTGGAAATAAGAGTCAGGGAAAATTAACTAGAAA GGATCTACGCTTGCATAAGTTGGTTTTTGAGGAGGATGTGCTGCCAGATGGTACTGAAGTAGCATATTATTCTCGTGGACAG AAATTGTTGGTCGGTTACAAAAAGGGATTTGGGATCTTTTGCACTTGCTGTGACTCTGAG GTCAGCCCATCACAGTTTGAAGCTCATGCTGGTTGGGCCTCTCGTCGTAAGCC GTACCTTCACATTTACACATCCAATGGAGTGTCTCTCCATGAATTATCCATATCCCTGTCAAAAGGGCGGAAAATCTCTACCAATGAAAATGATGACCTCTGCAGCATCTGTCAAGATGGAGGGGATCTGTTGTGCTGTGATGGATGCCCACGTGCCTTTCACATAG AGTGTGTTCCTCTTCCGCGTATACCTAGTGGTACTTGGTACTGTAGATATTGCCAGAATTTGTTCCAAACAGAAAAATCTGTGGAGTGCAATGCTAATGCTGTAGCAGCTGGAAGGGTTGCTGGAGTTGATCCCATAGAACAGATTACCAAGCGATGCATTCGCATTGTCAAAACTCCAGAGGTCGACTTTGGTGGTTGTGCATTATGCAG GGGCCATGATTTCAGCAAAAGTTTTGGCCCTCGCACAGTTATCATATGTGACCAG TGTGAAAAGGAATATCATGTTGGCTGTTTGAAGGATCACAGTATGGAAAACCTTAAG GAATTGCCCAAAGGGAAGTGGTTCTGTTGCACAGATTGCAAACGAATTCATTCTACTTTGGAGAATTTGGTGGTTCATGGAGAACATAAGCTTCCAGAATCAGTTCTGAATGTTATAAGGAAGAAGCATGAAGAGAAAGGTTCACAGAATGAGGCTGACATTAGTATAAGTTGGAGGGTTCTTAATTGGAAATTGGCCTCTTCTAGTGAAACTAGACCGTTGCTTTCAAAAGCTGTTTCCATTTTTCAT GAATGTTTTGATCCAATAGTAGATGCTGCTTCAGGCCGTGACTTCATTCCATCAATGCTCTACGG AAGGAATATCCGTGGCCAAGATTTTGGTGGAGTCTACTGTGCAGTACTAACAGTAAA CCAATCAGTTGTGTCTGCTGGAATGTTCCGGATATTTGGGCAGGAAGTGGCAGAGCTTCCTCTAGTAGCAACAGATACTGATTATCAAGGACTG GGGTACTTCCAGTCCTTGTTTTCTTGCATTGAGAGGCTCCTTGGCTCCTTAAATGTGAGAAACCTTGTGCTACCAGCGGCCGATGAAGCCGAATCAATATGGACAAATAAATTTGGTTTTAACAAGTTAACCCAAGACGAG CTTAACAACTACAGGAAACATTACCATATGGTGATATTCCAAGGAACATCAGTGCTGCAGAAGCCAGTCCTTGCTTCGTGA